In Sesamum indicum cultivar Zhongzhi No. 13 linkage group LG1, S_indicum_v1.0, whole genome shotgun sequence, the sequence TTTCACAATCCCAATGGAGGCGGCTTCAACTTCTCTTAAGTTAAATAgataagtaaaaataacaCCAATCACAGAGCCGAAAAATAATCTGCAAAAGGGTTCCTACGTCACCTAagatttatttggaaaaataatatcaatatagCAAccaaatgagaaaattataccaaaaattaaaatgctaTAGTGACAACGATTTTAAGAACGTAGAATTAGAAGAGACATGAGAGAGTTGGGCCACTGGAATACACAAGTTTTATGTTGAACAAGCAGAAAGAGATAGAATTTTGAGTTTActaatacaaatttttaaaaaaacatatgacatcgtaaaaaaaattgtaggGGGTTGTTactgaaaattaattacaagataGGGATAATATTGACTTTTTGTGGGCAAAGTTGAGGACACATTTAGGAAGccaaattttatcatcaaacatTGGGCCATGTTGACTAAATAATACACTCTTATGGCCAAGATTGCAATCACACAATAATTAGAGAATGGTTGAGCCTTTGAGGTTAATAAGGGCCGCCCTAATTTGAAATAAACACAATATTAAGTATGACTGAGAATGATATCCTGGTTAATATGCCTAAGCAAAAGGTGCCCTTGGATtgaaatgagaaaatcaaacttaaattgataattttaccctcCAAAGGGGTCAAAATtcagttatatttttatcgaAAAATGGCCAGAGGAATCAAATTGAGCAAAAACTAAAGTTTAGTAATGTTAAAGTCAAAAGATGAACTTAACGgattaaagtaattttaaataaaaacttaaaggGACCAAATATACCATTTACCCctaccaaaattttcaacttcaaaATGTGCATCAATAGAGCTATTGATAAAGTCAAGTGACTTTTGGGATGGTTAtcttatgttaaaaaaaactaCTTGAGGAATTATAGTTAAAACACATATTAATaatggaatttatttattcaaaggTCTTACACATACTGGATTGTTTATAAAGACTCTATAAGGATGGATTGTGCATCCAATACTTTGATATCCGTAGGTTATTACAAGAAATGACGGCTCgctaataattcattaaagCTAGTACGGGCATTGGATAAGGCTTGATAACTTATCCTGCATTCGGGGTGTGATAGTATGATCATTTATCAATTGAGTAAACACTCAACAAAAGGATTTTGCATTTTATCGAACAGGGCCATACCAACCATTTCTTTcatagagaaaaaataaataaataaataaaaggctACACacgaattaaacaaatattatgcATTATAACAGATTTTTCCTACATAATATCAAAATCATATGAGGCCttaataaatactatatatatatatatatatattttagagaTAGTTACACCataatttggtgtaattaaaaataaattcacttAGTTTGAAAAACGATATCTAGTACATCTGATATTTGtttccatctaataaatagatctccattagttaaaatttatcaaatttgttgatattagcaaacaaataaatgaaaactaatgtttattttttattgagttatctaacttattgcaagttaaaCAAATCTTCTTTAACGAAAttaccgttataagggtaacAATATACCTCCTTAAATGCATTAGGGTATGAAAATATAGAAGGGTAGTTtagatagaaaaagaaatatttcacctgcaataagttagtaattaaggataaatatgatttttattcaattgttttgctaatatcaacaaattcgatgaattttggctaatgaatatatatatttgttagacgaaaatgAATGTCCAGAGtacttgatgtaatttttcaatccaCAGGgggtgtacttgtaattacactaaactttAGTTGAGGatgatatacttttttatagtttataataAAACTAACCGTCATGGTACGTCATCCCTACATGCACATAGTGAataatctttcatattttaaaacatattataaataaaaataaaatatataaatcaaaaaattatgtttcaaaaaacaaaaatcaaaagaaaaccatattaaattattatcgatgttcgacacaataaaaaaattgacgtAGACATAGTAGTATTAAAATGATGTAGAAtcactttttctataaaaaaaagtaattataattgatttttaaaattatctcactagtaatataattgttatacttaaaaataaaaagaaaaacccctCTATACTCAAAATGGCAGTTAATGACACTGCTGCACCAAATTtttgtgaagtaaaaaatgcttttcatgataaaataactaacttattcaattttttaaattttacattggttgataaattattttttgtactgGTTTAAATAtgttactcttatttataataccttttcaaatgtaaaatattatttattatatacacacagaAATGACATAACAAAACGgctaatatttaaaaattaacacgATGGTATTGGTAATGGTTGTTTGACTGCATATGAAATCttttttagggtaaaatacactttgccccCTAAATTATACTTGAGGTAATATTTACCCCtctaaattaacaaatgtaACACATATCccctataattaaatttttggacaatcttacccttatattatatgtatagttctaagaatttccttttctaacaaatttgtattttaagtttaattaaaattttctcaattgaaaaaaagtaTCTTTCAATTATAATGAAGTAATagagtaataaattaaatagtttgaaatgttattatattttacagactcaaaattaagtaatgaatgattataaaaaacacacaaaataattttaaaaaaagattttattaacttggtaataaaattaagttattaattttttttagatataaatgagtaactaaatagttttattttctttaaaaaaatatgataaaatatttatatttattcattttttaaaataatatttaacttttggttaattatatatatatatatttgttaatttcttttaaaaccgtacattaattattggttgtgttatatttattgtgtttctactatatatattaatttatactccacTTGCAATTCAAATCCTtcccttattaaaaaaataatttaatatgcaaaaaactaatatatatatattaaaaataatataattattcaaagagtaagaaatatttttgtccaattaataggataagtgttatatttattaatttagagaataaatattacatcagAAATAATTGACGAGGGCAAAAGTGTatttttaccttttgttttaattaatattaatatggtATTACACAGCCCACAATTTTCAAATAGGAGAAGCTACGAGAAGGAGAAAATGAGTTGGCCGAAGGCCTCCAAAATGATTGTTATCAGAAAACCCAAACAGAAGAAGCTACTAGAAGGCCCGTCAATCGCAAGTCCAGTACTTCAACGCTGCTTCTCCCTTCTGTTCTTCATTTTCAAGGATCGAATAAGCTTTTTCGAACCCCACCATTTTCTCGCATTTCTACCCAGCAGAAGTGTTACAGAAATTGCAAAGAGAGACTACTCGTTGCAATGGACGCAGCCAAGGTGAAGCAACTGAAGCAATTTATAGACCTGTGCAAGTCCGACCCTTCCATCCTCTCCGATCCCTCCCTCTCTTTCTTTCGTGATTACATTGAGAGGTATAAATGAATGCAACTCTTTGTATGTGTTACTTCTTGAATTGCATTGTTTCTGCGTATATAATGTCTGTAGGCATCCACTTTGAGTAGTGTGTTTGAGTGTTTCTTTGACGATTCCTCGagtttaatttgtatttttgtctttggtttttctatttaatatcaattttcagcCTTGGAGGCAAGATTCCGTCATCTGGGGGAGATTACAAAGCGGTATGTTCTGTTTTCCTTAGGTTTAGACTAAATTCTTTtcgtcctttttttttctccttctgGTTTCAATCTGTTCGATCTGTTTTGATAATCATTAATGGGGAGAAAACGTAGTGATGATTGCTTTCGTGTTTCTTCTACgtgtatgtgtgcgtgtgcgggtGGCTGATGGGTGGGAGGTTTCAGTGAGACTGTGAAGGTTCTGATATGCTTTTCTGCTctcaaatttgaacaaaatttgGTTCCTCAAAGGAGGCATTGATTTTTTCTGTTATTTCAATTACGTGGATTTGTTGGGCAGAAGTAGAATTCTTGTAAGGTTCTTAGCCCTCAGGTTTGGTAATTAGGGTTTAAGGTCTATCATGTAAAAATGATACATTCCCCttatattgcatatttttccttttctggtTTAGGAGAAATATTTCATAAGTTTCTTTTGTCTATAATGGATTACAGAAGTCCCATGTGGTGGAAGAGAGTGACGAGGATATGGATGACATAGAGGAGGAGCCTCACCCACctcatgaagaagaagagcccGAGATAGTGGAGTCTGATGTTGAACTTGACGAGAGTGATGTCGTGGAGCCTgataatgatcctccacagaaGGTATAACAGGCCACATTTCCCCTATTGGTTTGATTAGTGTCTTTGATTTTTCTGTGGTTTAGTAAGATTTTGGCGATTGAATTTATAGATGGGAGACCCCTCAGTCGAGGTTAGTGAAGAAAACCGAGATGCGTCTCAGGAGGCTAAGATACAGGCCATGGAAGCACTTTCTGAAGGTACCTTACACACTTGCATCTGGGAAAGCAAGATATTTCAGCTGAAGTTAATTTTTCGTGACATGCATTAAACTCCGCATCTGTTTATCAGGTAAGCTAGAAGAAGCGATTGAACATCTCACCGAAGCTATTACCCTGAACCCTACATCAGCAATTATGTATGCAACCCGAGGTAGATTACCTATTTCTTCTTAAGCGTCTTATGTGATTATATTAATGCTTTCTTATCTGACTATTTTGTATGTGAATTTGGTTGTTGACTTACAGCTAGTGTTTACATCAAAATGAAGAAACCAAATGCCGCTATTCGGGATGCCACCGCAGCTCTGGAGGTTGTACCCTTTTTTGTAATTGGCTTGTTCTTGAGTCATTGTCTATTGtctttttatgttaataaataCTCCAGGCTCATGCATGgtaatatcttattttctttgGAAAAAATGAATCTCGTGTTGTGCTGCGGCCATGCGCGGCACAGTTTCTATAtgacataataataaagagaATCTAGCATGTAGTTAGTTAGGCTTTTCGTGCTGCTGCATGTAGTGTTGGCATTGGTATGATCAGCataaatcttttcaaatttcagaTTCTTCTTGTGACAAGTCCTGGTGTTGTGTACGGTTCTGTGATACATGACATTTTTGGACGACTGAAttgacatatataataaatttttatccagATCAATCCAGATTCTGCCAAAGGATACAAATCACGTGGTATAGCACGAGCAATGCTTGGGCAATGGGAAGAGGCTGCTAAGGATCTCCACGTGGCCTCAAAGCTGGACTATGATGAGGAAATCAATGCTGTACTTAAGAAGGTTGGTCTTTAATTATCTATGTCATCATGCTCATATTGCTGCATTTTCTCATAAATTTTAGTGTGTCAGTATGTGTGGCAACACAATTAGATCGAGAGGTGCTGCTACAGAATATTGCTCATAATTAGTTTGGAAAGGtgaaattttggaaatatGATCATGatcctttcctttttcattcttGTTTATAGGTCGAACCCAATGCGCATAAGATCGAGGAACATCGCAGGAAATATGACAGGCTGcggaaagagagagaagacaGGAAGATTGAGCGTGAGCGACAACGTCGTAAAGCTGAAGCTCAGGTAAACCATCTTTCTGTATCATCCAATTGGTTTTTGGTTGTCTACACATGTTCTAATTTTTCCTTTGATTTTCTAAGGCTGCGTATGAAAAGGCCAAGAAGCAAGAGGAGTCATCTTCAAGTAGAAGACCAGGAGGCATGCCTGGCGGATTCCCCGGTGGTATGCCTGGCGGATTCCCCGGTGGTATGCCTGGCGGATTCCCCGGTGGTATGCCTGGAGGCTTTCCTGGAGGTATGCCTGGAGGATTTCCTGGGAGCATGCCTGGTGGTATGCCCGGGAATGTTGACTACAGCAAAATACTCAATGTGAGAACTTCTTCTATTTCTAATTCTGATAAAGTACAGAATTTCCATTTTGCGGCGGAGTTGTTGTGGCTGTTTAAAAAACCTTAATGTCTTGTGTGCTTTATTCAGTAGAGCAGGTCATAATTATCTTGTTTTTCCAAAATCACACTCGACTATTTGCTTAATATGATTGATGCAGGATCCTGAGCTGATGGCAGCATTCAAGGACCCTGAAGTCATGGCTGCACTCCAAGATGGTATGTGTCTTCTTGTTCGCTAACATATGTTGCATTTTGTTCAAGaatgtgcatttatatgaATTCTCTTTGTTACTGGTAGAGATTACTTTTGGTTTGCTACAGAGCCAGGAAGTTTTGGTTTACATGTTTCCTGCTTTGATTATGTTGTACCTGTTTTTTTGCTTTTGCCGGTTctacatttttcaaaacaataaataaagtaaaatttcgAGAATGATGTGGCATGTCGACAAAGATTTAATGATGTAGTTATTTAGTTGTCCTTGTACTCATCTGTGTTGGGTGAG encodes:
- the LOC105155479 gene encoding FAM10 family protein At4g22670, which gives rise to MDAAKVKQLKQFIDLCKSDPSILSDPSLSFFRDYIESLGGKIPSSGGDYKAKSHVVEESDEDMDDIEEEPHPPHEEEEPEIVESDVELDESDVVEPDNDPPQKMGDPSVEVSEENRDASQEAKIQAMEALSEGKLEEAIEHLTEAITLNPTSAIMYATRASVYIKMKKPNAAIRDATAALEINPDSAKGYKSRGIARAMLGQWEEAAKDLHVASKLDYDEEINAVLKKVEPNAHKIEEHRRKYDRLRKEREDRKIERERQRRKAEAQAAYEKAKKQEESSSSRRPGGMPGGFPGGMPGGFPGGMPGGFPGGMPGGFPGGMPGGFPGSMPGGMPGNVDYSKILNDPELMAAFKDPEVMAALQDVMKNPANLAKHQSNPKVAPIIAKMMSKFAGPK